The proteins below come from a single Malus sylvestris chromosome 3, drMalSylv7.2, whole genome shotgun sequence genomic window:
- the LOC126616561 gene encoding uncharacterized protein LOC126616561: protein MKHHNVFWTSCAAHCIDLMFEAMGKRENVATVVKRARTITNYIYNQGWLLAKMHEFWKGNIIRPATTRFTTNYIALDSLLKKKAGLKQLFTSDDWANHNLSRLNAGRMVESIVLDHAFWTQSEHVCQVFEPLYKVLRIVDTEVYPTMGAIYELMRVVKDELERKHGARWVIKIIEDRWYKTLYHDLHAAAYYLNPRYQYRPGVGDDDTLIRDVHNVYSKLDPASPAVGQFGNELTWFKDARRTFGEPTSVAARTKMSPTEWWIMYETDAPTVRKLAIKVLSQTASSSACERNWSTFALIHTKQRNRLAHSRLEKLVYYY from the exons atgaagcatcataatgtgttttggacatcatgtgcagcacattgtattgatctcatgtttgaggcaatggggaagagagagaatgttgctactgtggtaaaaagagctagaacgatcacaaattatatttacaatcaaggttggttgttggcaaagatgcatGAATTTTGGAAAGGAAacattattcgtccagctaccactcgattcaccaccaactatattgcattagacagcctacttaagaagaaagcagggttgaagcaactattcactagtgacgattgggccaaccacaatttgagccgcttaaatgcaggtcgtatggtggaaagtatagtgcttgatcatgctttttggacacaatcagaacatgtgtgccaagtgtttgaacctctttacaaagttttacgaatcgttgacacagaagtgtatcctactatgggggcaatatatgagttgatgcgtgtagtgaaggatgaattggaaagaaaacatggtgcaaggtgggtcataaagataattgaagaccgatggtataaaacattataccacgatttgcatgcagcag catattatttgaatcctcgataccaatacagacccggtgttggagatgatgataCCCTTATACGTgatgtacataatgtatactctaaattagaccctgcatcaccagcagttggccaatttggaaatgag ctaacatggtttaaagatgcaagaagaacttttggagaaccaacatcagttgctgctcgaacaaaaatgtctccta ctgaatggtggatcatgtatgagacagatgcaccaactgtgagaaagttagcaatcaaagtattatcacaaacagcttcttcatctgcttgtgaaagaaattggagcacatttgcactcatacacacaaagcaaagaaataggttggctcatagtcggttggaaaaattagtttattactACTaa